In one window of Pseudodesulfovibrio sediminis DNA:
- a CDS encoding radical SAM protein has product MIKDTTKHPCFNKETAGSCGRVHLPVAPKCNIQCNYCNRKYDCVNESRPGVTSGVLKPFQAAEYMDKVLEKEPRITVAGIAGPGDPFANPAETLETMRLLNERHPHLLFCLSSNGMGILPYLDDIAELGVSHVTITISAVDPAIGAKIYSWVKDGNVVYRGEKGAEILLDRQLKAIKGLKERGITVKINSIVIPGINDEHIVEVAKVCSALGADIQNMIPLKPTADTPFAGIPEPGRETVLPLRKEAEGFIEQMTHCKRCRADAVGLLGDDQSVALCGTLRACSKLKPLEAEMAQPYVAVATREGLLVNQHLGEAKSFQIWGESETGGYRLIEERKAPTAGCGPKRWSELAAVLKDCRAVLCAAVGETPSMLLEEHGIKSHVVDGFIEDALRFVFEGGDINALKVRRTGIGSACTGGGMGCG; this is encoded by the coding sequence ATGATTAAGGATACCACCAAGCACCCCTGTTTCAATAAGGAAACTGCAGGCTCTTGCGGCCGCGTGCATCTGCCCGTGGCACCCAAGTGCAACATTCAGTGCAACTACTGTAATCGTAAATACGACTGTGTGAACGAGTCCCGCCCCGGCGTGACCAGTGGTGTCCTCAAACCTTTCCAGGCTGCCGAGTATATGGACAAGGTCCTGGAAAAGGAGCCGCGTATCACCGTGGCCGGTATTGCCGGTCCCGGTGACCCGTTCGCCAATCCGGCTGAAACGCTTGAGACCATGCGTCTCTTGAACGAGCGTCATCCGCACCTGTTGTTCTGTCTGTCGAGTAACGGCATGGGCATCCTGCCCTATCTGGACGATATCGCAGAGCTGGGCGTGTCGCACGTGACCATCACCATTTCCGCCGTGGATCCGGCCATCGGTGCCAAGATCTACTCCTGGGTCAAGGACGGCAACGTGGTGTATCGCGGTGAAAAGGGCGCAGAAATCCTGCTGGATCGTCAGCTCAAGGCCATCAAGGGGCTCAAGGAGCGCGGCATCACGGTAAAAATAAACTCCATCGTTATCCCTGGCATCAATGATGAACATATCGTCGAGGTGGCCAAGGTCTGCTCCGCGTTGGGTGCGGACATCCAGAACATGATTCCGCTCAAGCCGACTGCGGACACGCCGTTTGCCGGAATTCCCGAGCCCGGGCGCGAGACCGTGCTGCCGCTGCGCAAGGAAGCCGAGGGCTTTATCGAACAGATGACCCACTGCAAGCGCTGTCGCGCCGACGCTGTCGGTCTGTTGGGAGATGATCAGTCCGTCGCCCTGTGCGGCACCCTCAGAGCGTGCTCCAAGTTGAAGCCTCTGGAAGCGGAAATGGCCCAGCCGTATGTGGCTGTTGCCACCCGCGAGGGCCTGCTTGTCAATCAGCACCTCGGCGAAGCCAAATCATTCCAGATCTGGGGTGAGTCCGAGACCGGCGGGTACCGTCTGATCGAAGAGCGTAAGGCGCCGACTGCGGGCTGTGGCCCCAAGCGGTGGTCTGAACTGGCCGCCGTCCTGAAGGATTGCCGGGCCGTGCTTTGCGCCGCTGTAGGCGAGACCCCGAGCATGCTGCTTGAAGAACACGGTATCAAATCCCATGTGGTCGACGGGTTCATTGAGGATGCGCTGCGATTCGTCTTTGAAGGTGGCGATATCAATGCCCTGAAAGTTCGCCGGACCGGTATCGGCAGCGCCTGTACCGGTGGCGGAATGGGCTGTGGCTAA
- a CDS encoding nitrogenase component 1 — translation MSKVKTKKTVKPNFVSTTNACKLCTPLGASLAFRGIEGAIPFLHGSQGCATYMRRYIISHFREPVDIASSALGEKNAIYGGGPNLKKGMLNVMKKYEPAVIGVATTCLTETIGDDVPMNLKEFKSEFGDLDLPDLVEVSTPSYSGTHIDGWHGAVRSVMEQLCVSKAEDTGRVNILPNMVSCEDVRHLHDICRDFDIEGTILPDISETLDGPALEDYVKIPSGGTPVSEIKEMSGARGTIEFGRCLPPQTGGTSLEKTFGVKNHRIGLPIGLRESDRFFETMEDISGNPMPKRYELERGRLIDAYVDGHKYVFGKRAVVYGEEDLVTGLCAFLSEIGVDVVLAGSGARKRGMEDAIAAVTDGVARMAPEVREGVDFYDISEEAESLRPDLLIGHSKGYRYAKAWNIPLIRVGFPIHDRFGGQRVLHLGYKGALNLFDTIVNAVIEKKQADSSIGYGYI, via the coding sequence ATGAGTAAGGTCAAGACCAAGAAGACGGTGAAGCCCAATTTCGTCTCTACCACCAATGCCTGCAAGCTGTGTACGCCGCTTGGCGCATCCCTGGCCTTCCGGGGTATCGAAGGGGCCATCCCGTTCCTGCACGGTTCCCAGGGCTGCGCGACCTATATGCGCCGCTATATCATTTCCCATTTCCGCGAGCCTGTGGACATCGCGTCCTCTGCGCTCGGCGAAAAGAACGCCATTTACGGCGGTGGCCCGAACCTCAAGAAGGGCATGCTCAATGTCATGAAGAAGTACGAGCCTGCCGTCATCGGTGTCGCCACCACCTGTCTCACGGAGACCATCGGTGACGACGTGCCCATGAACCTCAAGGAGTTCAAGAGCGAATTCGGCGACCTCGACCTGCCTGATCTGGTGGAGGTTTCCACGCCCAGCTACAGCGGGACGCACATCGACGGCTGGCATGGCGCGGTTCGTTCCGTCATGGAGCAGCTGTGCGTGTCCAAGGCCGAAGATACCGGTCGGGTGAACATCCTGCCCAACATGGTCTCGTGCGAAGATGTCCGGCATCTCCATGACATCTGCCGTGATTTCGACATCGAGGGCACCATTCTGCCGGATATCTCCGAGACACTGGATGGTCCGGCCCTGGAAGATTATGTGAAGATTCCCTCCGGAGGGACGCCCGTTTCCGAGATCAAGGAAATGTCCGGCGCTCGCGGCACCATTGAGTTCGGTCGCTGCCTGCCTCCGCAGACAGGGGGAACTTCCCTTGAAAAGACGTTTGGCGTGAAGAATCACCGCATCGGTCTGCCCATCGGCCTGCGTGAATCCGATCGGTTCTTTGAAACCATGGAAGATATCTCCGGCAACCCCATGCCGAAACGGTATGAGCTTGAACGCGGCAGACTGATCGACGCCTATGTGGACGGTCACAAGTACGTGTTCGGTAAGCGTGCGGTTGTTTACGGCGAGGAAGACCTTGTCACCGGATTGTGTGCTTTCCTGTCCGAGATCGGTGTGGACGTCGTCCTGGCCGGTTCCGGTGCTCGCAAGCGGGGCATGGAAGATGCCATCGCTGCCGTCACCGACGGCGTGGCACGCATGGCCCCGGAAGTGCGTGAAGGCGTCGATTTTTACGACATTTCCGAGGAAGCCGAATCCCTGCGTCCCGATCTGCTCATTGGTCACTCCAAGGGATATCGGTACGCCAAGGCCTGGAACATTCCGCTCATCCGTGTGGGATTCCCCATCCATGATCGCTTCGGTGGTCAGCGGGTGCTGCATCTCGGTTACAAGGGTGCCCTCAATCTGTTCGACACGATCGTCAACGCCGTTATTGAAAAGAAGCAGGCTGATAGTTCTATCGGCTACGGATATATTTAG
- the nifE gene encoding nitrogenase iron-molybdenum cofactor biosynthesis protein NifE, protein MSKTTILEERKDQIHRSGEGAIDIACNRESLAGAVSQRACVFCGSRVVLYPISDALHLVHGPIGCAVYTLDIRGALSSGPELHRLSFSTDLQETDVIFGGEKKLEAALDELIDRHSPKAAFVYSTCIVGIIGDDLEAVCRKMTEKKGIPVLPVMSEGFKGSKRAGYLAACKAMFRLIGTLPTEGISPLSINIFGDFNIAGEIWIIREYFEKMGVQVVANVTGDGRVADIGKCHGAALNLVQCSGATLDLAKMMEEEYGIPYERVSYLGIEDMADSLYKVADFFSDIDPGIVERTQKLVKEELEVLMPELARYRKDLEGKKVAMYVGGSFKAFSLVKAFRHLGMECVMVGSQTGTAEDYAELEQITDPGTVIIDDANPLELSHFIKEKDVDVFVGGVKERPIAFKLGVGFCDHNHERKEALEGFVGMLNFAREIHSSAMSPVWQFVPRRANRIAAEKKEAVNE, encoded by the coding sequence ATGAGTAAGACAACAATACTTGAAGAAAGAAAGGATCAGATCCACAGGAGCGGAGAGGGCGCCATCGACATCGCCTGTAACCGTGAATCCCTGGCGGGTGCGGTCAGCCAGCGGGCATGCGTGTTCTGCGGCTCCCGCGTGGTCCTGTATCCTATTTCCGACGCCCTGCACCTGGTGCACGGCCCCATCGGTTGTGCGGTCTATACCCTGGATATACGCGGGGCACTCTCAAGTGGCCCGGAACTCCATAGACTTTCCTTTTCCACCGACCTTCAGGAAACCGACGTTATTTTTGGTGGAGAAAAGAAGCTCGAAGCCGCGCTGGACGAACTCATTGATCGCCACAGCCCCAAGGCCGCATTCGTGTATTCCACCTGTATCGTCGGCATCATTGGTGACGACCTGGAAGCCGTGTGTCGCAAGATGACCGAGAAGAAGGGCATCCCGGTCCTGCCGGTCATGTCCGAGGGCTTCAAGGGCAGCAAGCGTGCCGGATATCTGGCCGCATGCAAGGCCATGTTCAGGCTTATCGGAACGTTGCCCACAGAGGGTATTTCACCGCTTTCCATTAATATTTTCGGTGATTTCAACATCGCTGGCGAAATCTGGATCATCCGCGAGTACTTCGAAAAGATGGGTGTGCAGGTTGTTGCCAACGTGACCGGCGATGGTCGGGTCGCAGACATTGGCAAGTGCCATGGCGCGGCCTTGAACCTTGTCCAGTGCAGTGGCGCCACGCTCGATCTGGCCAAGATGATGGAAGAGGAATACGGCATCCCCTACGAGCGTGTTTCCTACCTCGGCATCGAGGATATGGCCGACTCCCTGTACAAGGTGGCTGACTTTTTCTCTGATATTGACCCCGGCATTGTCGAGCGTACCCAGAAGCTGGTCAAGGAAGAGCTGGAAGTGCTCATGCCCGAGCTGGCCCGCTACCGCAAGGACCTCGAAGGCAAGAAGGTCGCCATGTATGTCGGCGGCTCCTTCAAGGCATTCTCCCTGGTCAAGGCGTTCCGTCACCTTGGCATGGAGTGCGTCATGGTCGGTTCGCAGACCGGCACCGCAGAAGATTACGCGGAACTGGAACAGATCACTGATCCCGGCACAGTCATTATTGACGATGCCAACCCGCTGGAGCTGTCCCATTTCATCAAGGAAAAAGATGTGGATGTCTTTGTGGGCGGGGTCAAGGAACGGCCCATTGCCTTCAAGCTCGGTGTTGGGTTCTGTGACCACAACCATGAGCGCAAGGAAGCGCTGGAAGGGTTCGTGGGCATGCTGAACTTTGCCCGCGAGATCCACTCCTCGGCCATGTCTCCGGTGTGGCAGTTCGTGCCGCGTCGCGCCAATCGTATCGCTGCTGAAAAGAAGGAGGCCGTCAATGAGTAA
- a CDS encoding (2Fe-2S) ferredoxin domain-containing protein: MAIPERMIICCQSFRAAGDPKGICHKQTDGFLQYIEEELLDRGIDALVVASSCLKQCESGPIMVVQPENWWFKGVDSEEAIDEILDALEEGEACAEYLAA, translated from the coding sequence ATGGCTATCCCCGAGAGAATGATCATCTGTTGTCAGAGTTTCCGCGCCGCTGGTGACCCCAAAGGCATTTGTCACAAGCAGACTGACGGCTTTCTGCAATACATCGAAGAAGAACTTTTGGACCGCGGCATTGACGCCCTGGTCGTGGCTTCCTCCTGCCTCAAGCAGTGTGAATCCGGTCCTATCATGGTCGTGCAGCCCGAGAACTGGTGGTTCAAGGGTGTGGATTCCGAGGAGGCCATTGATGAAATTCTGGACGCGCTCGAAGAGGGCGAAGCCTGCGCCGAATATTTGGCTGCCTAA
- a CDS encoding radical SAM protein — translation MAPTTTHYQSHPCFGMTSRQTVGRLHLPVAPRAHARTKFAGLGKNQPAIMPEEALNWLNHVVAQEKPISIVGITGPGDPLAAPEATLRTLKMVRESHPDISLCLTTLGLSGAEHAEELAALGLSHVTILVDAVDPEIAEKIYAWIRPATKNMPLPEAAKLLMNEQAKSVTAFKNAGITVKVNTTVYPGINAGHVEKVAATMATLGADIMAVVPYWPEEEDSSPDMELLATVRDRAAQHIELMPAWTECGDGLVGLDRPDKCDESICTTPVPTKERPNVAVVSSSGMDVDLHLGHAHKILIYGPREDGLACLLETRDAPEPGSGGKRWETLAKLLNDCCVILTASAGDKPREVLSRKGMSVLITDGEIAPTVDAIYGGGKKGKKCKK, via the coding sequence ATGGCACCGACCACCACACACTACCAGTCCCACCCCTGTTTCGGGATGACCTCTCGCCAGACCGTCGGCCGGTTGCACCTGCCCGTGGCACCCCGTGCTCATGCTCGCACCAAGTTCGCCGGCCTCGGCAAGAATCAGCCTGCCATCATGCCTGAGGAAGCGCTCAACTGGCTGAACCATGTCGTTGCCCAGGAGAAGCCCATTTCCATCGTCGGCATCACCGGCCCCGGCGATCCGCTGGCTGCGCCCGAGGCAACCCTGCGTACCCTCAAGATGGTCCGTGAAAGCCATCCCGATATTTCCCTGTGCCTGACCACACTCGGTTTGAGCGGTGCAGAGCATGCTGAAGAGCTGGCTGCTCTCGGGCTTTCCCACGTCACGATTCTCGTGGACGCCGTGGATCCCGAAATTGCCGAAAAAATTTATGCGTGGATTCGTCCCGCGACCAAGAACATGCCGTTGCCCGAGGCGGCCAAGCTGCTCATGAACGAGCAGGCCAAGTCGGTGACGGCATTCAAGAATGCCGGGATCACGGTCAAGGTCAACACCACGGTCTACCCCGGTATCAATGCCGGACATGTGGAAAAGGTCGCCGCGACCATGGCCACCCTTGGAGCCGACATCATGGCCGTTGTTCCTTACTGGCCCGAAGAGGAAGACAGTTCTCCTGACATGGAGCTGCTGGCGACTGTACGTGACCGTGCTGCCCAGCATATCGAGCTGATGCCTGCATGGACCGAGTGCGGAGATGGTCTGGTCGGCCTTGATCGCCCTGACAAGTGTGATGAGAGCATATGCACCACGCCGGTGCCGACCAAGGAACGCCCCAATGTGGCCGTGGTCAGTTCCTCGGGCATGGACGTGGATCTCCACCTGGGCCATGCGCACAAGATCCTTATTTATGGTCCCCGCGAAGATGGTTTGGCCTGTTTGCTGGAAACCCGCGACGCGCCCGAACCCGGTTCCGGTGGGAAGCGCTGGGAGACGCTGGCCAAGCTGTTGAATGACTGCTGCGTGATCCTCACAGCCAGCGCGGGCGACAAGCCAAGAGAAGTTTTGAGCCGCAAAGGTATGTCCGTTCTGATTACGGACGGGGAAATCGCACCCACTGTGGATGCGATCTATGGCGGCGGGAAAAAAGGCAAGAAGTGTAAAAAATAG